In Meleagris gallopavo isolate NT-WF06-2002-E0010 breed Aviagen turkey brand Nicholas breeding stock chromosome 5, Turkey_5.1, whole genome shotgun sequence, a single window of DNA contains:
- the EIF3M gene encoding eukaryotic translation initiation factor 3 subunit M: MAFTSVLSASETQMRMLELLWCSDSTSVALSSCLSHELVFGLYAVSGERECYGILGGAKRRQLLREWQGKRSDCGRKICKKFYYFNIAVHKLTVLCVSFKAAELRAYLKSKGAEISEENSEGGLHVDLAQIIEVCDVCLKEDDKDVESVMNSVVSLLLILEPDKQEALIESLCEKLVKFREGERPSLRLQLLSNLFHGMDKNTPVRYTVYCSLLKVASSCGAIQYIPTELDQVRKWISDWNLSTDKKHTLLRLLYDVLVDCKKSDTAAKVMVELLGSYTEDNASQARVDAHRCIVRALKDPNTFLFDHLLALKPVKFLEGELIHDLLTIFVSAKLVSYVKFYQNNKDFIDSLGLLHEQNMAKMRLLTFMGMAVENKEISFDTMQQELQIGADDVEAFVIDAVKTKMVYCKIDQTQRKVVVSHSTHRTFGKQQWQQLYDTLNTWKQNLNQVKNSLLSLSDT, translated from the exons ATGGCTTTTACCAGTGTGCTCAGTGCTTCGGAAACACAAATGCGGATGCTAGAGCTGCTGTGGTGTTCAGACTCCACAA GTGTTGCTCTCAGTTCCTGCCTCTCGCATGAGCTGGTGTTTGGGTTATATGCTGTCTCTGGGGAGAGGGAGTGCTATGGGATACTGGGTGGTGCCAAAAGACGTCAGCTACTACGTGAGTGGCAGGGGAAGAGAAGTGattgtggaagaaaaatctgtaagaaattCTATTACTTTAACATTGCTGTTCACAAACTGACTGTTTTGTGCGTTTCTTTTAAGGCTGCAGAACTTCGAGCTTACCTGAAGTCTAAGGGAGCTGAAATCTCTGAAGAAAACTCTGAAGGGGGACTTCATGTTGACTTGGCACAGATCATTGAAGTTTGTGATGTGTGCCTGAAAGAGGATGACAAAG ATGTTGAGAGTGTCATGAACAGTGTAGTCTCTTTGCTTCTTATCCTGGAACCTGACAAACAAGAAGCTCTGATTGAAAGTCTGTGTGAGAAGTTAGTGAAATTTCGGGAAGGAGAGCGCCCGTCTCTCAGACTGCAGCT ACTGAGCAATCTCTTCCATGGTATGGATAAGAACACTCCTGTGAGATACACAGTGTACTGCAGCCTTCTTAAAGTGGCTTCATCATGTGGTGCCATCCAGTACATTCCAACGGAATTAGATCAG GTCCGAAAATGGATTTCTGACTGGAACCTCAGCACAGACAAAAAGCACACTCTTCTCAGGCTGCTGTACGACGTCCTCGTAGACTGCAAAAAGAG cgATACCGCAGCAAAAGTAATGGTGGAACTGCTGGGGAGTTACACGGAGGACAACGCTTCCCAGGCTAGAGTTGATGCTCACAG ATGTATTGTGCGAGCACTGAAAGATCCAAATACCTTTCTCTTTGACCATCTTCTTGCCTTAAAGCCAGTCAAATTTTTGGAGGGCGAACTTATTCACGAT CTTTTGACAATTTTTGTAAGCGCTAAACTAGTATCCTATGTCAAGTTTTACCAGAACAACAAAGACTTCATCGACTCCCTTG GCTTGTTGCATGAACAGAATATGGCAAAAATGAGGCTACTTACCTTCATGGGCATGGCTGTAGAGAACAAAGAAATATCATTTGACACAATGCAACAGGAACTTCAGATTGGAGCTGATGATGTAGAAGCATTTGTTATTGATG CTGTGAAGACAAAGATGGTATACTGCAAAATAGATCAGACACAGAGGAAAGTAGTTGTCAG TCACAGCACACATCGGACTTTTGGaaagcagcagtggcagcagttGTATGATACTCTAAACACCTGGAAACAAAATTTGAATCAAGTCAAAAACAGTCTTCTCAGTCTCTCAGACACCTAA